One region of Clostridiales bacterium genomic DNA includes:
- a CDS encoding HAMP domain-containing histidine kinase, with the protein MIKKWCSSLNARMIFVLLAALALGVVCYFGIDALGTEAIDHWYLSDDAVAARNLEHERRLQEYVSAHGVSSRDTLAIEQWSRGEKKANVIVYQAEGDPYEAGSWGTSELLDDTTQSDIADMGYSFFPVQFADGECRVAVCDYSEAWLYSYVRFGALVVGFVVYSCIAIGFTRRLTRRVTRLSEAVGAAGALNQTIPVVGTDELARLAASVNTMRDTILERTRNEQTAWQANSDLITAMSHDIRNPLTSLIGYLDLLEMSQDRLPEDLRSYVLASRDKAYQLKDLTGEMFRYFLVFSRGEQETHPEPYDAQILCAQLLGECAAELRSRGFDVNLLLLTTPCTVTTDVQMLKRVTDNLLSNIEKYADPAARLTILAECEGERLHVCFANRARRELARVESNHIGLRTCEAILKLLGGQFFTHRTGDDFSAEFVLPLTPPDAAQG; encoded by the coding sequence TTGATTAAAAAGTGGTGCTCATCGCTCAATGCGCGCATGATCTTCGTGCTCCTCGCGGCGCTGGCCTTGGGCGTGGTGTGCTATTTCGGCATAGACGCGCTCGGCACGGAGGCAATCGACCACTGGTATCTGAGCGATGACGCCGTCGCCGCGCGCAATCTGGAGCACGAGCGCCGCCTGCAGGAATACGTCAGCGCGCACGGCGTGTCCTCGCGCGACACGCTGGCCATCGAGCAGTGGTCGCGCGGTGAGAAAAAAGCCAACGTCATCGTCTATCAGGCGGAGGGCGACCCGTACGAGGCCGGCTCGTGGGGCACGAGCGAGCTGCTCGACGACACGACCCAGAGCGACATTGCCGACATGGGCTACAGCTTCTTCCCCGTGCAGTTTGCCGACGGGGAGTGCCGCGTCGCCGTGTGCGACTATTCCGAGGCGTGGCTCTACAGCTATGTGCGCTTCGGCGCGCTCGTGGTGGGCTTCGTGGTCTATTCGTGCATCGCCATCGGCTTCACGCGGCGGCTCACGCGGCGCGTCACGCGCCTGTCGGAGGCCGTCGGCGCGGCGGGCGCGCTCAACCAGACCATCCCCGTCGTCGGCACGGACGAGCTCGCGCGGCTGGCGGCGAGCGTCAACACCATGCGCGACACGATCCTGGAGCGCACGCGCAACGAGCAGACCGCCTGGCAGGCCAACAGCGACCTCATCACTGCCATGTCGCACGACATCCGCAACCCCCTCACGTCGCTCATCGGCTATCTCGACCTGCTCGAGATGAGCCAGGACCGTCTGCCGGAGGACCTGCGCAGCTACGTGCTCGCCAGCCGCGACAAGGCCTATCAGCTCAAGGACCTGACGGGGGAGATGTTCCGGTATTTTCTCGTCTTCAGCCGCGGCGAACAGGAGACGCACCCCGAGCCCTACGACGCGCAGATCCTCTGCGCGCAGCTGCTCGGCGAGTGCGCGGCCGAGCTGCGCAGCCGGGGCTTTGACGTCAACCTCCTGCTGCTGACCACGCCCTGCACCGTCACGACCGACGTGCAGATGCTCAAGCGCGTGACGGATAACCTCCTGTCGAACATCGAAAAGTACGCCGACCCCGCCGCGCGCCTGACCATTCTGGCCGAGTGCGAGGGCGAGCGGCTGCACGTCTGCTTTGCCAACCGCGCGCGCCGCGAGCTTGCGCGCGTCGAGAGCAACCACATCGGCCTGCGCACGTGCGAGGCGATCCTGAAGCTGCTCGGCGGGCAGTTTTTCACCCACCGTACGGGCGATGATTTCTCGGCCGAGTTCGTCCTGCCGCTCACGCCGCCGGACGCGGCGCAGGGCTGA
- a CDS encoding response regulator transcription factor, producing the protein MENPETPVRILVVDDEPDIRNILHILLSSRGYEVDEAENGLRAVELVRTQPDYDLIILDIMMPGMDGVSACAEIRQHSVAPILFLTAKAQPADMSDAYGSGGDDYLIKPFSNHELFLRVDSLIRRYRVYHGKGDAPTVIDALEINRDKGTVCKNGRSVEMTKTEFGLLQYLIANRGAAVSARKLYEDVWHEKFLPSSANTVMVHILKLRKKLEDDPANPTLIRTVWGKGYQID; encoded by the coding sequence ATGGAAAACCCCGAGACCCCTGTCCGCATCCTCGTCGTGGACGACGAGCCGGACATCCGCAATATTTTACACATTCTGCTCTCGTCGCGCGGCTACGAGGTTGACGAGGCCGAAAACGGCCTGCGCGCCGTGGAGCTCGTGCGCACGCAGCCGGACTATGACCTCATCATTCTCGACATCATGATGCCCGGCATGGACGGCGTGTCCGCTTGCGCGGAGATCCGGCAGCACAGCGTCGCGCCGATCCTGTTTCTGACGGCGAAGGCCCAGCCCGCCGACATGAGCGACGCCTACGGCAGCGGCGGCGACGACTATCTCATCAAGCCCTTTTCCAACCACGAGCTGTTCCTGCGGGTCGACTCGCTCATCCGCCGCTACCGCGTCTACCACGGCAAGGGTGACGCGCCGACGGTCATTGACGCGCTCGAGATCAACCGCGACAAGGGCACCGTGTGCAAAAACGGCCGCTCCGTCGAGATGACCAAGACGGAGTTTGGGCTGCTGCAGTACCTGATCGCCAACCGCGGCGCAGCCGTGTCCGCGCGCAAGCTCTACGAGGACGTCTGGCACGAGAAGTTCCTGCCCAGCTCTGCCAACACCGTCATGGTGCACATCCTCAAGCTGCGCAAGAAGCTCGAGGATGACCCCGCCAACCCGACGCTCATCCGCACGGTCTGGGGAAAGGGGTATCAGATTGATTAA
- a CDS encoding leucine-rich repeat protein, with amino-acid sequence MKKRICTLLLALCLTLGLLPAAAQAAGDGSGTFDTVRWTLDADGGLTVSGTGDLPDSAFAGRTDIVTVTFTGQVARIGRSAFAGCTQLRRVDGFGAVTCVMSQAFAGCTALTELAVPGTVTEIGTGAFSACTGLTAVTLAPGVRSLGAYAFAACTALRRIDLPDGMTLLGSGLFSGCTALTELPLPDDVAWVEPRLCENCTALQNIVLPAAMTEVPRGLLRGCTGLRRVTLQGAVTAVGNGAFAGCDALADVYFTGTRAQWDAVAVGANNARLTAAAVHLSAPAHTYPEAWTVVRAPTCTDDGLRTRTCLDPGCGKTLSETIPALGHDWDDGVIVRAPSGVRMGERRVTCRRCSRTQAVAIPPEIAAYEQFHDIDRNAWSYDGIQYCVARGLMSGTDTHTFLPGGVTTRAQLVQVLYHLAGDPDMTGVTTPFTDLTSDWYQAAVAWAYETGVVDGTSPTTFSPGRPVTREQAAVLLMRYAARLPGFAGSDAPADLSAFADGGSVSGWARAGMADAVALGLFGGTQDTGGRVWLRPGESATRAEIAAVLARFGRNVAHLL; translated from the coding sequence ATGAAAAAACGGATCTGCACGCTGCTGCTCGCGCTGTGCCTGACGCTGGGGCTGCTGCCCGCCGCGGCGCAGGCCGCCGGGGACGGCAGCGGCACGTTTGACACCGTCCGCTGGACGCTCGACGCCGACGGCGGGCTGACCGTCAGCGGCACGGGCGACCTGCCGGACAGCGCGTTCGCCGGCCGCACCGATATCGTCACCGTGACGTTCACGGGTCAGGTCGCGCGCATCGGCCGCAGCGCGTTCGCCGGCTGCACGCAGCTGCGGCGCGTGGACGGGTTCGGCGCGGTCACGTGCGTGATGAGTCAGGCGTTCGCCGGCTGCACGGCGCTCACGGAGCTGGCCGTGCCCGGCACGGTCACGGAGATCGGCACGGGCGCGTTTTCCGCCTGCACCGGCCTGACGGCCGTCACGCTCGCGCCCGGCGTGCGCAGCCTCGGCGCGTATGCCTTCGCCGCCTGCACGGCGCTGCGGCGCATCGACCTGCCCGACGGCATGACGCTGCTCGGCAGCGGGCTGTTTTCCGGCTGCACGGCGCTCACGGAGCTGCCGCTGCCGGACGATGTGGCGTGGGTAGAGCCGCGCCTGTGCGAAAACTGCACTGCGCTGCAAAACATCGTGCTCCCGGCCGCGATGACCGAGGTGCCGCGCGGCCTGCTGCGCGGCTGCACGGGGCTGCGGCGCGTGACGCTGCAGGGCGCGGTCACGGCGGTGGGCAACGGGGCGTTTGCCGGGTGCGACGCGCTCGCGGACGTGTACTTCACCGGCACGCGCGCGCAGTGGGACGCCGTCGCCGTCGGCGCGAACAACGCACGCCTGACGGCCGCCGCCGTGCACCTGTCCGCGCCCGCGCACACGTACCCGGAGGCGTGGACGGTCGTCCGCGCGCCGACCTGCACGGACGACGGCCTGCGCACGCGCACCTGCCTCGACCCCGGCTGCGGCAAAACGCTGTCCGAGACGATCCCGGCGCTCGGCCACGACTGGGACGACGGCGTGATCGTGCGCGCCCCGAGCGGCGTGCGCATGGGCGAGCGGCGCGTCACCTGCCGCCGCTGCAGCCGGACGCAGGCGGTGGCGATCCCGCCCGAGATCGCGGCGTACGAGCAGTTTCATGACATCGACCGCAATGCGTGGTCGTACGACGGCATCCAGTACTGCGTGGCGCGCGGGCTCATGTCCGGCACGGACACGCACACGTTCCTGCCCGGCGGCGTGACGACGCGCGCGCAGCTCGTGCAGGTGCTGTATCATCTCGCGGGCGATCCCGACATGACCGGCGTGACCACGCCGTTTACCGACCTCACGTCGGACTGGTATCAGGCCGCGGTCGCCTGGGCATATGAGACCGGCGTCGTGGACGGCACGTCGCCCACCACGTTTTCGCCGGGCCGGCCCGTCACGCGCGAGCAGGCGGCCGTTTTGCTCATGCGCTACGCTGCGCGCCTGCCCGGCTTTGCGGGCAGCGACGCGCCTGCCGATCTGTCCGCGTTTGCCGACGGCGGCAGCGTCTCCGGCTGGGCGCGTGCCGGCATGGCCGACGCGGTGGCGCTCGGCCTGTTCGGCGGCACGCAGGACACCGGCGGCCGGGTGTGGCTGCGGCCGGGCGAGAGCGCGACGCGCGCCGAGATCGCGGCCGTTCTGGCGCGCTTCGGGCGCAACGTGGCCCACCTGCTCTGA